One window of the bacterium genome contains the following:
- a CDS encoding T9SS type A sorting domain-containing protein: MSNGKRSRLWTTALLLLLALTALSAAVVRPSDIARLKAKVEARDMLSAQDIKLAGRINATTGSYINVPSAIARAKEHVAGVAGHPRRPQNPLDDYAARDTTYAWVDISTSGTAVPSSDDGNTGPYDIGFSFPFYGNTYGTVRVCMNGFLTFGGTSMDWTETSLPTTWVPNNAIYAFWDDLDTRTTGQVKYYADAVHQRFIVSWIAVPHRDTNEAHTFEVILFPNGNILFQYQTVPQNVSCTAGIENASGTQALQICYDGTGELPANGLAILVGQPDGIPERVTQLTATYSAPNVVLTWADPTHDTNGNPLTPDSILIYLGGLAPEQRLAQIAPGVQAFTHANAPQGSLIYYVQAKHDTAHSAPSIVPVLAGNPVYHEDLDVTDGMWVADNDVWQWGTPTNPGGPEPHSGTGVWAVGLHDNYGTSVCGHLDLAIGLPVVDAGATLEFWYWYQIESPWDGCNVKASVDGGNTWQPVTPQDGYTGTTNGEWMCGGNESCWSGSLDPAWRYAVIPIGQFIGQTPIFRLTFGSDGVMEYAGYYMDDVVVWGLQPVVGVTVSGTLTLDGGNGNVTLATVRADGLNSPSAHPNASGAYTLANVQTGNRVLSAHLAGYQTITSPVVVPAGGLTGQNLTLRRGPVPVPTGLTVSVSNATGEATLAWDVSPDPLVDDYRVYRKLREDTAYTLAGTYTGTGGMDLLTVPGIYDYVMTARDVDVTPPALESAHSAAVQVLYGALPPQRLHANGNYDDHIRLSWFAPGVPPEQEVFYDDGTNEVDGLGWWGSQPPFGWIVSHFAGNGPVTVTRVKIYSTNSAIAGNSIQIGTFADDGMGQPTLEALGVMDVTQDAPLDQYQEWVLDPPVTFDNGSFFVGIRQVNTTSINIGADITSPFVNNAFFYNYDGQFWTAFEPNIEMIPMERAVVVGDMGNAVELLPSPVCTRGAAALASTVEKSAWRGAVARTAKHSKTPVVMNPAPSGRHPSAKAAHYLAERAMAPNATGPRAPHVNPASSPRRRPGALDDVVRYHIIRDNVLHDSVDATRTLYDDVVAEGTAHTYQVSAFYDDGTESGRTNSVTTMAAMAPGAPAALTPEPDGIHRMRLTWRDPVVNRDGTPCIDHTNCRIYRDGTLLGTAAHGVQEYLDTPPSADSMYTWTVSALDEAGNEGPAAICIGSVLGPWMQTPYEWTDISTIGANTGLTGDDETTGPFALGFPFEFYGTDYSDIYVCSNGFASFDGGSSAGWSMPIPNREEPNCALYPYWDNLYLPAGGQVMYYSDAAAGRFIISWLDVSHLWNGTHFSFQIVLKDDGSVTYNYLSIPAENQGGLVGVENCDGTAAYQVFYENTGLFVPHDSSSVVFWRGASTFAPVTGHVSLDGGTGSVPAVTIRANGAHHPSVHPATNGDFVLDSVQIGDRRIRASLTGYDEDTLSIALDTNGYTGANFVILRSPPPAPTNVTGTVRTIARKDSLHWDVCPDLLVDGYRVYRKLLDGGDWTVRQTVTGRTQNWMLDTLEANGVYQYSVRAIDNNVLNPPLESGPSNVVTNPFGPIPPQMLSANGHFDNRIRLSWIAPGVPPEVEAFYDDGTDDTGGLGWGSAPPFGWLVAHYQGVGAITVTRIKTYFTQMATPGAPIQIGVFADDGAGHPTFEPLGVNDTVQTDQTEAFQEWSLSAPVTFDNGSFYVGIRQLTDTPLYVGGDATTPFINNTFFYSWDGTVWNPYEPGITYIPMQRCFVIGDMGGGLRGNYELAPAVVRRTSVAKGFGAHPSKVSMALQSAPDTQALSLRADSRTDKKQWGPMTVSPLFGAGGPTMPAWQMAERLRTCVAPHAPHVLAASSASRGRGGRSLDDIIRYVIFRDDAPRDSVAPTITRYDDTPLPENQPHSYVVRARYDDNGLSLPSNTATAVCAMAPAAPTNLALTSVGESQMRLTWTDPMLNADGSTLVDLAGIRVYRDDVLVTPTPIGPGVGQFMSTPPDPAIVYTWTVKAVDEVPNESAGASATGSVISPWHTIEYQWVDISATGTPIVACDDCSEGPYDLGFNFSYYGQTFTTVNVTSNGFVQFSGMTSWTSGCPPTQGVPDNAIYLFGADLNPGPSGHGQVLYYADAANQRCIISWNDVPRYMNSGSFSMQVILDSRGGITLNYQALSDNFGIVGVENADGTDGVSLWCQSSGDFMPVNNSSVKFWGGPQQALTGTMGHLGGTNPPLEDGHVWVTGLPDTAYTDAAGHWILPVDPGVYTVHFGHSTHCDSARANVAVEANVNTTVNVLLRSPAAALSVSSLTFVVHRFQTQPQAFTISNSGGNCPLTFQIVDSVNWLSSNPSSGTVNPNGSTTVTVTAAPGQLQPNEYATMLRVYCNAPGSPFLIQADMNVLSVDQIPGAVPTEYALHANYPNPFNPTTLLPFDVPQNSQVAIIVYNVMGQEVATLVNGKYAAGRYQVAFDGEGLPSGLYLVKMTAGSYAAMNKMMLLK; encoded by the coding sequence ATGAGTAACGGGAAACGGTCCAGGCTCTGGACCACGGCATTGCTGCTGCTGCTGGCCTTAACCGCGCTGAGTGCAGCGGTCGTCAGACCATCGGATATCGCCCGGTTGAAGGCGAAGGTGGAAGCACGCGACATGCTGTCGGCGCAGGACATCAAGTTGGCTGGGCGGATCAACGCCACCACGGGAAGTTATATTAACGTCCCTTCGGCCATAGCGCGGGCTAAAGAGCACGTGGCAGGTGTGGCGGGGCATCCCCGGCGGCCACAAAATCCGCTGGATGATTATGCGGCGCGCGACACGACCTATGCCTGGGTGGACATCTCTACCTCCGGCACAGCGGTCCCCTCCTCTGACGACGGGAATACGGGACCTTATGATATCGGGTTTTCCTTTCCGTTTTACGGCAACACCTACGGTACGGTGCGGGTTTGCATGAACGGCTTTCTGACGTTCGGCGGCACGAGCATGGACTGGACGGAGACGTCTCTTCCCACCACGTGGGTGCCGAACAACGCGATTTATGCGTTCTGGGATGATCTGGATACGCGGACAACCGGCCAGGTCAAGTACTATGCGGATGCGGTCCATCAGCGGTTTATCGTAAGCTGGATTGCGGTTCCGCACCGGGACACTAACGAAGCCCATACCTTCGAAGTGATTCTCTTTCCCAACGGCAATATTCTGTTCCAGTATCAGACGGTGCCGCAAAATGTGAGCTGTACGGCGGGCATCGAAAATGCGTCCGGCACGCAGGCGTTGCAAATCTGCTATGACGGCACCGGCGAGCTGCCAGCGAACGGCCTTGCGATTCTGGTGGGCCAGCCGGATGGGATTCCGGAACGGGTGACACAGCTTACCGCGACCTACTCGGCACCCAATGTCGTGTTGACGTGGGCAGACCCGACGCACGACACCAACGGAAATCCGTTGACGCCGGACAGCATTCTGATTTACCTCGGAGGGTTGGCTCCTGAGCAACGCCTTGCCCAGATCGCTCCCGGCGTGCAGGCCTTTACACATGCAAACGCGCCGCAGGGCAGTCTCATTTACTATGTGCAGGCCAAGCATGACACGGCACACAGCGCGCCGAGCATCGTCCCGGTGCTGGCGGGCAATCCAGTCTACCATGAAGATCTGGACGTCACCGACGGGATGTGGGTGGCGGATAACGATGTCTGGCAGTGGGGAACGCCGACCAATCCCGGGGGACCCGAGCCTCACAGCGGCACGGGCGTGTGGGCGGTGGGATTGCATGACAATTACGGCACCTCGGTGTGCGGCCACCTGGATTTGGCTATCGGGTTGCCTGTGGTGGACGCTGGAGCGACTCTGGAATTCTGGTACTGGTACCAGATTGAGAGTCCGTGGGACGGGTGCAATGTGAAAGCCAGCGTAGACGGCGGCAACACCTGGCAACCGGTGACTCCGCAGGATGGTTATACCGGCACAACGAACGGCGAGTGGATGTGTGGCGGGAATGAATCGTGCTGGAGCGGTTCGCTGGATCCGGCCTGGCGCTATGCGGTTATCCCCATCGGACAGTTTATCGGTCAGACACCGATCTTCCGTTTGACCTTCGGTTCGGACGGAGTGATGGAGTATGCGGGATATTACATGGACGACGTTGTGGTGTGGGGCCTGCAGCCGGTGGTGGGGGTGACGGTTTCAGGAACGCTGACATTGGATGGCGGCAACGGCAACGTGACCCTGGCGACGGTGCGGGCGGACGGCCTGAACAGCCCTTCGGCGCACCCGAACGCGTCGGGCGCCTATACTCTGGCCAATGTGCAGACCGGCAACCGTGTGCTCTCCGCTCACTTGGCAGGGTACCAGACTATCACCTCTCCGGTGGTGGTACCTGCGGGCGGATTGACCGGCCAGAATTTGACCCTTCGCCGCGGCCCCGTGCCTGTCCCTACGGGGCTCACGGTGTCGGTCAGCAACGCCACGGGCGAAGCGACGCTGGCTTGGGACGTGTCGCCCGATCCGCTGGTGGATGACTACCGGGTGTACCGCAAGTTGCGGGAAGACACCGCGTACACGCTGGCGGGAACATATACGGGCACCGGCGGGATGGATCTTTTGACGGTGCCGGGAATTTACGATTATGTGATGACCGCGCGGGATGTTGACGTCACGCCGCCGGCATTAGAATCCGCGCACTCCGCGGCGGTACAGGTGTTGTATGGCGCACTTCCGCCACAGAGGCTGCATGCCAACGGCAACTATGACGATCACATTCGCCTGTCGTGGTTTGCGCCGGGTGTTCCGCCGGAGCAGGAAGTCTTTTACGATGACGGCACCAACGAAGTAGATGGCCTTGGCTGGTGGGGCTCGCAGCCGCCGTTCGGCTGGATTGTTTCGCACTTTGCCGGAAACGGGCCGGTTACGGTGACGCGGGTAAAGATCTATTCCACCAATTCCGCGATAGCCGGCAACAGCATTCAGATCGGGACGTTTGCCGATGACGGCATGGGACAGCCGACGCTGGAGGCGCTGGGAGTGATGGACGTTACGCAGGACGCACCGCTCGACCAGTACCAGGAATGGGTCCTCGATCCGCCGGTGACGTTCGACAACGGCTCCTTTTTTGTCGGCATCCGGCAGGTCAACACGACATCGATCAATATCGGCGCCGACATAACCTCGCCGTTCGTGAATAACGCCTTCTTTTATAACTATGATGGCCAGTTCTGGACGGCGTTCGAGCCGAACATCGAGATGATTCCCATGGAGCGCGCGGTGGTGGTCGGTGACATGGGCAACGCCGTGGAGTTGCTGCCCTCGCCGGTTTGTACGCGTGGTGCGGCGGCACTGGCTTCGACGGTGGAAAAGAGCGCGTGGCGCGGCGCGGTGGCACGGACGGCGAAGCACTCCAAGACTCCGGTGGTGATGAATCCGGCTCCGAGCGGGCGTCACCCATCGGCAAAGGCGGCGCATTATCTGGCGGAGCGGGCCATGGCACCGAATGCCACAGGGCCACGGGCACCGCACGTGAATCCGGCATCGAGTCCGCGGCGCAGGCCGGGAGCGTTGGATGACGTGGTACGCTACCACATTATTCGCGACAACGTGCTGCACGACAGCGTGGACGCCACACGGACGCTCTACGACGATGTGGTGGCGGAAGGCACGGCTCACACGTATCAGGTGTCGGCCTTCTATGATGATGGCACCGAATCGGGCCGGACCAATTCCGTAACCACGATGGCCGCCATGGCGCCGGGCGCGCCCGCTGCGCTCACTCCGGAACCGGACGGAATTCACCGCATGAGACTGACGTGGAGGGATCCGGTGGTAAACCGCGACGGGACTCCCTGCATCGACCACACGAACTGCCGCATTTACCGTGACGGAACCTTGCTGGGAACGGCAGCGCACGGTGTACAGGAATACCTCGACACGCCGCCAAGCGCGGACTCGATGTACACATGGACCGTGTCGGCCCTGGATGAAGCGGGCAATGAAGGACCGGCGGCAATCTGTATCGGGAGCGTGCTCGGGCCGTGGATGCAGACTCCTTACGAGTGGACCGACATTTCGACGATTGGCGCCAATACGGGATTAACCGGCGACGACGAGACGACCGGACCGTTTGCCCTCGGTTTTCCGTTTGAGTTCTACGGCACCGATTACAGTGACATCTATGTCTGCTCCAACGGTTTCGCCTCGTTTGACGGCGGCTCTTCCGCCGGATGGAGTATGCCGATTCCCAACCGGGAGGAACCGAATTGCGCCCTGTACCCCTATTGGGACAACCTCTATCTGCCGGCGGGCGGACAGGTGATGTATTATTCCGATGCCGCCGCGGGACGGTTTATCATCAGTTGGCTGGACGTGTCCCACCTATGGAACGGAACGCATTTCAGTTTCCAGATAGTATTGAAGGACGACGGTTCGGTCACGTACAATTACCTGAGCATTCCCGCTGAGAACCAAGGGGGTCTGGTGGGCGTGGAGAATTGCGACGGCACTGCCGCCTATCAGGTTTTTTACGAAAACACCGGCCTGTTTGTGCCGCATGATTCGAGTTCGGTTGTCTTCTGGCGCGGCGCGTCCACCTTTGCGCCGGTGACCGGCCATGTTTCACTGGATGGCGGCACGGGTTCCGTGCCTGCGGTGACCATTCGCGCGAATGGCGCGCATCATCCCTCTGTGCATCCGGCCACTAACGGCGACTTTGTGCTGGATAGCGTGCAGATCGGCGACCGCCGCATCCGGGCTTCACTGACCGGCTATGATGAGGACACGCTGAGTATCGCTCTGGACACCAACGGATACACCGGAGCCAATTTTGTCATCCTGCGTTCTCCGCCCCCCGCCCCAACGAACGTGACGGGCACGGTGCGGACGATAGCGCGCAAAGACAGTCTGCACTGGGATGTCTGTCCGGACTTGCTGGTAGACGGGTACCGGGTGTACCGCAAATTGCTGGACGGCGGAGACTGGACTGTGCGCCAGACCGTGACGGGCCGCACGCAGAACTGGATGCTCGACACGCTGGAAGCCAACGGGGTTTACCAGTATTCGGTGCGGGCCATCGACAACAATGTTCTGAACCCACCGCTCGAGTCGGGGCCATCGAATGTGGTCACCAATCCGTTCGGGCCAATTCCGCCGCAAATGCTTTCGGCGAACGGCCATTTCGACAACAGGATCCGCCTGAGTTGGATTGCGCCGGGAGTGCCGCCGGAAGTGGAAGCATTCTACGATGACGGAACGGACGATACCGGCGGACTGGGCTGGGGTTCAGCGCCGCCGTTCGGCTGGCTTGTGGCCCATTACCAAGGAGTCGGCGCGATTACCGTGACGCGGATCAAGACCTACTTCACGCAGATGGCGACGCCGGGAGCCCCGATTCAGATTGGCGTATTTGCCGACGACGGAGCGGGGCATCCGACGTTCGAGCCGCTGGGAGTCAACGATACGGTTCAGACCGACCAGACCGAGGCTTTTCAGGAGTGGTCGCTGTCCGCGCCGGTGACCTTCGATAACGGATCCTTTTATGTGGGCATCCGGCAACTCACGGATACACCGCTGTACGTGGGCGGTGACGCCACCACGCCGTTTATCAACAACACCTTCTTCTACAGTTGGGACGGGACAGTATGGAATCCCTATGAACCGGGCATCACCTACATTCCGATGCAACGCTGTTTTGTGATCGGGGACATGGGCGGCGGCCTGCGGGGCAACTATGAATTGGCTCCGGCTGTCGTGCGCCGCACAAGCGTGGCCAAAGGTTTCGGGGCTCATCCGTCAAAGGTAAGCATGGCGTTGCAGTCCGCACCGGATACCCAAGCCCTTTCCTTACGCGCCGATAGCCGCACGGACAAAAAGCAGTGGGGGCCGATGACGGTGAGCCCGCTGTTCGGGGCAGGCGGACCTACGATGCCGGCCTGGCAGATGGCAGAGCGCCTGCGCACGTGCGTGGCACCGCACGCGCCGCACGTGCTGGCGGCATCTTCCGCATCCCGTGGACGCGGAGGCCGAAGCCTTGATGATATTATCCGCTATGTGATCTTCCGGGATGATGCCCCGCGCGATTCTGTTGCACCGACGATCACACGCTACGATGACACGCCGTTGCCGGAAAACCAACCCCACAGCTATGTGGTGCGGGCCCGGTATGACGACAATGGCCTGTCCCTGCCGTCGAACACCGCGACGGCGGTCTGCGCTATGGCTCCGGCGGCTCCGACCAATCTGGCGCTGACATCGGTGGGGGAGTCGCAGATGCGACTGACGTGGACCGACCCGATGCTCAATGCCGACGGTTCGACCCTGGTTGATCTGGCCGGCATTCGCGTCTACAGGGACGACGTGCTGGTCACGCCGACGCCGATTGGTCCGGGGGTGGGGCAATTTATGAGCACGCCGCCCGATCCGGCGATTGTCTATACGTGGACGGTCAAGGCTGTGGATGAGGTGCCCAATGAAAGCGCCGGAGCCAGCGCCACCGGCTCCGTCATCAGCCCGTGGCACACCATCGAGTACCAATGGGTGGATATTTCCGCGACGGGAACGCCGATTGTAGCCTGCGATGATTGCAGCGAAGGACCGTATGATCTGGGCTTCAACTTCAGCTATTACGGACAGACCTTCACCACGGTGAACGTGACCTCCAATGGCTTTGTGCAGTTCAGCGGCATGACAAGCTGGACCAGCGGATGCCCTCCCACTCAGGGAGTTCCCGATAATGCCATCTACCTGTTTGGCGCGGATCTGAATCCCGGGCCGTCGGGACATGGCCAGGTGTTGTACTATGCAGACGCCGCCAACCAGCGATGCATCATCAGTTGGAATGATGTGCCGCGTTATATGAACAGCGGATCGTTCAGCATGCAGGTTATTCTCGATTCCCGTGGGGGCATCACCCTGAACTATCAGGCTTTGTCTGACAACTTCGGGATTGTCGGCGTGGAGAATGCGGATGGCACCGACGGCGTGTCGTTGTGGTGCCAGAGTAGCGGCGACTTCATGCCCGTCAATAATAGCTCGGTGAAGTTCTGGGGCGGACCGCAACAGGCGCTGACAGGCACGATGGGGCACCTTGGCGGAACCAACCCACCCCTCGAAGATGGCCACGTATGGGTGACAGGTTTACCGGATACGGCCTACACCGATGCCGCCGGGCATTGGATTTTGCCCGTTGATCCGGGAGTCTACACGGTGCATTTCGGGCACAGTACGCATTGTGATTCCGCCCGGGCTAACGTGGCGGTGGAAGCGAATGTCAATACAACCGTCAATGTGTTGTTGCGTTCACCCGCGGCGGCGCTCTCGGTCAGTTCACTGACGTTTGTGGTCCATCGCTTCCAGACTCAACCGCAAGCGTTCACCATCTCCAACAGCGGCGGCAATTGTCCGCTGACGTTCCAGATCGTGGACAGCGTGAATTGGCTCAGCAGCAATCCGTCCAGCGGCACGGTGAACCCGAACGGAAGCACAACGGTGACCGTGACGGCGGCCCCCGGGCAGTTGCAACCCAATGAATACGCGACCATGCTGCGGGTGTACTGCAATGCGCCGGGAAGTCCGTTCCTGATTCAGGCGGATATGAACGTGCTGTCGGTGGACCAGATCCCCGGCGCTGTACCGACAGAGTATGCGCTGCACGCCAACTATCCGAATCCCTTCAACCCGACCACTCTGCTGCCGTTTGATGTGCCACAGAACAGTCAGGTGGCCATCATCGTCTACAATGTGATGGGGCAGGAAGTGGCGACGCTGGTCAACGGCAAGTACGCCGCGGGCCGGTATCAGGTGGCATTCGATGGAGAGGGATTGCCGTCCGGGCTTTATCTGGTGAAGATGACCGCCGGAAGCTATGCGGCGATGAATAAGATGATGCTGCTGAAGTAG
- a CDS encoding prolyl oligopeptidase family serine peptidase, which translates to MYVAILMLLLSLLGTNLLAAPAPEVTINHWLLAGPFELRAPVFADTAQGQFESLLAADVTDLSNLQPREGSEFTSYPGQTLKWSRLGAEFARSPGASPHYEAAYLAAWVSTATTQNVQLKISASTASTFAVYLDGKPVDEKPQQEADAPQMTIKRVLHTGKHLLLIKSVRSPRAASWSVKADITPTAENSITLSTDPRRAPSNFSDNALFDNLSAPTISPDGKWLAIVHSHRDLKLVKESWIELYDSKSGKLIRSLRPLKSPDNPFFFPNSDKLGFTANGDSGTTLWVLNLSTGDITAALKHIVGLQKLVRSPDGQFVYYTAEADKKTDESAPSLWTALEDRMSDWTNTRKLYMASLSSGLTHEITATGDFAVDEFALSREGDKLLFTRRLSQVGRPYYSTEFWLYDIPSGKATRTLAAPFPWERRPLNLTWLPGGEQLVFSASRYTVAPGDTIPRDLIEGALWRLDVRTGKTVNLSSKENFSVAEDEGRSGMLYNEKEKSLWLQVRAGGRVPLVRCDPFAAAPKFTEISFKLPFIGDFDLSRDGTCALIASDPVSPVALYLSDSNKHTPRLISSPAKNVLPTLDMAAFDRWNFTDSLGYAIDGWLYYPPNFSPDKKWPLVVYYYGGTYPRDERFSFTYHWWAANGYVVYVLNPAGAMGYSEKFAGLHANDWGTLATRDIIEGTCKLCAAKPFIDSTKMAAYGGSYGGFITMDLATKTSMFAALVSDAGISDIASYFGGGTWGFTYGDIALPNSFPWNRPDIFAGKSPFYHADKIHTPLLLIHGLADDNVPPLESAEMFTALKVLGRDVAFARFPDEDHSIAIKFSDYVTYREMMLAWFDKYLKHEPAAWDNVKDKFAPAK; encoded by the coding sequence ATGTATGTCGCAATTTTGATGCTTCTGCTCAGCCTGCTCGGCACCAATCTGCTGGCCGCTCCAGCGCCTGAAGTGACTATCAATCATTGGCTGCTGGCCGGGCCCTTCGAACTCCGTGCCCCTGTCTTTGCCGACACCGCGCAAGGTCAATTCGAGTCCCTGCTCGCCGCTGATGTCACAGACCTGAGCAATCTCCAGCCCCGCGAAGGCAGTGAATTCACCTCCTATCCCGGCCAAACCCTGAAATGGTCGCGTTTGGGTGCGGAGTTCGCCCGCTCTCCGGGCGCGTCGCCCCATTATGAAGCAGCCTATCTTGCCGCATGGGTCTCCACCGCCACCACACAAAACGTGCAGCTTAAGATCAGCGCCAGCACAGCATCCACCTTTGCAGTTTACCTCGACGGCAAACCCGTAGATGAGAAACCCCAGCAGGAAGCGGACGCTCCGCAGATGACCATCAAGCGCGTCCTCCACACCGGCAAACACCTGCTGCTTATCAAATCCGTGCGCTCCCCCCGTGCGGCCTCGTGGTCGGTCAAGGCGGACATTACACCCACCGCAGAAAACAGCATCACCCTTTCCACCGATCCCCGCCGCGCCCCCTCCAACTTCTCGGACAACGCTCTTTTCGACAACCTTTCCGCTCCCACTATCTCTCCCGATGGCAAATGGCTCGCCATTGTGCATTCTCACCGCGACCTGAAGCTCGTCAAAGAATCCTGGATCGAACTCTACGATTCGAAATCCGGCAAACTCATCCGCAGCCTCCGCCCGCTGAAGAGTCCCGACAATCCCTTCTTCTTTCCCAATTCGGATAAGCTCGGCTTCACGGCCAATGGTGACAGCGGCACCACACTTTGGGTGCTGAATCTTTCCACCGGCGACATCACAGCCGCCCTCAAACACATCGTCGGTCTGCAAAAGCTGGTCCGTTCCCCCGATGGTCAATTCGTCTATTACACCGCCGAGGCCGACAAGAAAACCGATGAGTCCGCTCCCAGTCTCTGGACCGCGCTCGAAGACCGCATGTCCGATTGGACCAACACCCGCAAGCTCTACATGGCATCCCTCTCCAGTGGCTTGACCCACGAGATCACCGCCACCGGCGACTTTGCCGTGGATGAATTCGCCCTCTCCCGCGAAGGTGACAAACTGCTCTTCACCCGCCGTCTCTCGCAAGTAGGCCGCCCCTACTACAGCACCGAATTCTGGCTCTATGACATTCCCTCCGGCAAAGCCACCCGCACCCTCGCTGCGCCGTTCCCCTGGGAGCGCCGCCCGCTCAATCTTACCTGGCTTCCCGGTGGCGAGCAATTGGTCTTCAGTGCGTCGCGTTACACCGTCGCGCCCGGCGACACCATCCCGCGTGACCTTATCGAAGGCGCGCTCTGGCGTCTGGACGTCCGCACCGGCAAAACCGTCAATCTCTCTTCCAAAGAGAACTTCAGCGTCGCCGAAGATGAAGGCCGCAGCGGCATGCTCTACAACGAGAAAGAGAAATCCCTCTGGCTGCAGGTTCGTGCGGGCGGCAGAGTCCCGCTCGTAAGATGTGACCCCTTCGCCGCCGCTCCCAAGTTCACCGAAATTTCTTTCAAGCTCCCCTTCATCGGTGACTTCGATCTCTCCCGTGACGGCACCTGCGCTCTTATCGCCTCCGATCCCGTGAGCCCCGTTGCGCTCTACCTGTCCGATTCGAACAAGCACACCCCCCGCCTCATTTCGAGTCCCGCCAAGAATGTTTTGCCCACGCTGGACATGGCGGCCTTCGACCGCTGGAACTTCACCGACTCCTTAGGCTATGCCATCGATGGCTGGCTCTACTACCCGCCCAATTTCTCGCCCGACAAGAAATGGCCGCTCGTCGTCTACTACTATGGTGGCACCTATCCGCGCGATGAACGCTTCTCTTTCACCTACCACTGGTGGGCCGCCAACGGCTACGTCGTCTATGTACTGAACCCCGCCGGCGCTATGGGCTACAGTGAAAAATTCGCCGGACTGCACGCTAATGATTGGGGCACCCTTGCCACCCGCGACATCATCGAAGGCACTTGCAAGCTCTGCGCGGCAAAACCCTTCATCGATTCCACCAAAATGGCGGCCTACGGCGGCAGTTACGGCGGCTTCATCACCATGGACCTCGCCACCAAAACCTCCATGTTTGCCGCGCTGGTCTCCGATGCTGGCATCAGTGACATCGCCAGCTATTTCGGCGGCGGCACATGGGGCTTCACCTATGGGGATATCGCCCTGCCCAACAGTTTCCCCTGGAACCGCCCCGACATCTTCGCCGGCAAATCACCGTTCTATCATGCCGACAAAATCCACACTCCGCTGCTGCTCATCCACGGTCTGGCCGATGACAACGTCCCGCCCCTCGAATCCGCCGAAATGTTCACCGCCCTGAAAGTCCTCGGGCGCGACGTCGCCTTCGCCCGCTTCCCCGACGAAGACCATTCCATCGCCATCAAATTCTCCGATTACGTCACCTACCGCGAAATGATGCTCGCCTGGTTCGACAAATACCTGAAACACGAGCCTGCCGCTTGGGATAATGTCAAAGACAAATTCGCCCCCGCAAAGTAG